A single window of Bombyx mori chromosome 17, ASM3026992v2 DNA harbors:
- the LOC101740194 gene encoding uncharacterized protein LOC101740194, translating into MEPDLNILDTRDTEPPDINNLTTQSSIFSGGGCGELCLAQNVVFDFTPNEEDNAYTMNKCCDFWEAVGGCAELKKLKVLPEKQSVNKSRISQDISKPLLVHETVKSEVEGRSALSMLEIVEGKGLINRVFETKMPQSSCAVSDREYLDHCIIERRQSLKLTKKPASTKLKGKSSKADTLTNSPKMDSADEVTKLKKAMYEWDAKHPKSMEPPGHSPALTHCVLQR; encoded by the exons ATGGAGCCGGACTTAAATATTTTGGACACTAGAGACACCGAGCCACCAGACATAAATAATTTGACCACCCAGAGCAGCATTTTTAGCGGTGGTGGTTGTGGGGAGCTGTGTCTAGCTCAAAATGTGGTATTCGACTTCACTCCTAATGAAGAAGACAATGCGTATACGATGAACAAATGCTGTGACTTCTGGGAGGCCGTTGGCGGATGTGCTGAGTTGAAAAAGTTGAAGGTTTTGCCG GAAAAACAATCAGTAAACAAGTCGAGAATAAGTCAAGATATTTCGAAGCCATTATTAGTTCACGAAACAGTGAAATCTGAGGTTGAAGGAAGGTCAGCTTTATCTATGCTAGAAATTGTAGAAGGCAAAG GTTTGATCAATCGTGTTTTTGAAACTAAAATGCCGCAGTCTTCATGCGCAGTCAGTGACAGAGAATATCTGGATCACTGCATCATTGAACGCAGACAAAGCTTGAAGCTGACGAAAAAACCTG CTAGCACAAAGCTAAAAGGAAAGTCTTCTAAAGCTGACACCCTGACCAATTCACCTAAAATGGATAGTGCTGACGAAGTAACCAAGCTGAAAAAGGCCATGTATGAATGGGATGCTAAACATCCAAA GTCGATGGAGCCTCCTGGTCACTCGCCGGCTCTGACCCACTGTGTGCTGCAACGATGA